A genomic region of Equus caballus isolate H_3958 breed thoroughbred chromosome 1, TB-T2T, whole genome shotgun sequence contains the following coding sequences:
- the CLEC14A gene encoding C-type lectin domain family 14 member A, with the protein MRPALALCLLWQAFWPRPGRGEHPTADRAGCVASGACYSLHHATIKRLAAEEACSLRGGALSTVRGGAELRAVLALLRAGPGPGGGSKDLLFWVALERGRSRCTLESKPLRGFSWLSPDVGESESDTLPWVEEPQRSCTARSCAGLQAAGGVEPAGWKEMRCHTRANGYLCKYQFEGLCPAPRPGAASDLSYRAPFQLHSAALDFSPPGTKVSALCPGQLSVTATCIADEVGARWDGIPSGAVLCPCPGRYLRAGKCAELPNCLDDSGGFACECAPGFVLGKDGRSCVTSGEGQPASGGTEVPTSHAPATAASPVPKRTWSPRVHENPAEVPHTPGRGGSATSIPEIPRWGAQSTLSTLQTSPQVKSKAAITSSGSVMPKFNSTSSSAIPQPSQPFDSSSTVVFLLVSIAVVVLVILTMTMLGLFKLCFHKSPSSRPRKGRLAPPGVESDAEAAALRSTSAHCTDNGVNVGDRGLRDRAERASLTESSLGSSDT; encoded by the coding sequence ATGAGGCCGGCGCTCGCCCTGTGCCTCCTCTGGCAGGCGTTCTGGCCCCGGCCGGGCCGCGGCGAGCACCCCACCGCTGACCGCGCGGGCTGCGTGGCCTCAGGGGCCTGCTACAGCCTGCACCACGCCACCATCAAGCGGCTGGCGGCCGAGGAGGCCTGCAGCCTGCGCGGCGGGGCGCTCAGCACGGTGCGCGGGGGCGCCGAACTCCGCGCGGTGCTCGCGCTCCTGCGCGCGGGCCCGGGGCCCGGAGGGGGCTCCAAAGACCTTCTCTTCTGGGTGGCGCTGGAGCGCGGGCGATCCCGCTGCACCCTGGAGAGCAAGCCGTTGCGAGGTTTCTCCTGGTTGTCCCCCGACGTCGGTGAGTCCGAAAGCGACACGCTGCCATGGGTGGAGGAGCCCCAACGCTCCTGCACCGCTCGGAGTTGCGCGGGACTCCAGGCCGCCGGGGGAGTCGAGCCCGCGGGCTGGAAGGAGATGCGATGCCACACGCGCGCCAACGGCTACCTGTGCAAGTACCAGTTTGAGGGCTTGTGCCCCGCGCCGCGCCCCGGGGCCGCCTCTGACTTGAGCTACCGCGCGCCCTTCCAGCTGCACAGCGCCGCGCTGGACTTCAGTCCCCCCGGCACCAAGGTGAGTGCGCTCTGCCCCGGGCAGCTCTCCGTCACCGCCACCTGCATCGCGGACGAGGTCGGCGCGCGCTGGGACGGGATACCCTCCGGGGCCGTGCTCTGTCCCTGCCCTGGGAGGTACCTCCGTGCTGGCAAATGCGCGGAGCTTCCTAACTGCCTCGACGACTCGGGAGGCTTCGCCTGCGAGTGTGCTCCGGGCTTCGTGCTGGGGAAAGACGGACGCTCTTGTGTAACCAGTGGGGAAGGACAGCCGGCCTCTGGGGGGACCGAGGTGCCCACCAGTCACGCGCCGGCCACTGCAGCTAGCCCCGTGCCGAAGAGAACGTGGTCACCCAGGGTCCATGAGAACCCAGCAGAGGTACCCCATACCCCTGGACGAGGCGGTTCAGCAACATCTATTCCCGAGATTCCTCGGTGGGGAGCACAGAGCACGCTATCTACCCTTCAAACGTCCCCTCAAGTCAAGTCAAAGGCCGCCATAACCTCTTCGGGAAGCGTAATGCCCAAGTTTAATTCCACCTCTTCCTCTGCCATTCCCCAGCCTTCCCAGCCTTTCGACTCCTCCTCCACCGTGGTCTTCTTACTTGTGAGCATAGCGGTGGTAGTGCTGGTGATCTTGACCATGACAATGCTGGGGCTTTTCAAACTCTGCTTCCACAAGAGCCCTTCCTCCCGGCCGAGAAAGGGCCGTTTGGCCCCACCGGGCGTGGAGAGTGATGCTGAGGCCGCTGCTCTGCGCTCCACTTCTGCCCATTGCACAGACAACGGGGTGAACGTCGGGGACCGTGGTCTGCGGGACAGAGCGGAGCGCGCCTCGCTGACGGAGTCTTCTCTTGGCTCCAGTGATACGTAG